In Haemophilus parainfluenzae, one genomic interval encodes:
- the ppx gene encoding exopolyphosphatase, whose amino-acid sequence MHNDKQLAQLAEPHHRGEAREIAAIDLGSNSFHMIVARIINGSIQVLSRLKQKVRLADGLDEHNVLSQEAIERGVNCLALFAERLQGFAPKDVNVVGTYTLRRAVNNDEFLRQAATVFPYPINIISGQTEAKTIYAGVCHTQPESGRKLVIDIGGGSTEMIIGDDFTPLVAESRHMGCVSFAKKFFPSGEISKENFEQARQSAVNKIEDLSWEYRKLGWQSVLGSSGTIKTVYQVITATLDPNGIITAERLQNLIERILQASHFEELNIAGLNPDRVDVFVPGLAILSAVFDVFGLENMRYSDGALREGVIYSLEKNFQVSDIRTRTALGLAEQFNLDLAQADRVANSAKTLIDQYTHWQKPHLADEMKNLLIWAARLLEVGIVINHRNVQKHSAYILQNMELPGFDREQQRLLVNLVRYHTGAFKNNDLPIFARYADEDVLVLLLLLRISVILNKSRQATDSTDKINLRIDRSLQTWELTFEKHYLDNNPLVWNELRLESNLLKDLELSLIFN is encoded by the coding sequence ATGCATAACGACAAGCAACTGGCTCAACTCGCAGAACCTCATCACCGAGGTGAGGCCCGGGAGATTGCCGCCATTGATTTAGGCTCAAACAGCTTCCACATGATTGTAGCGCGTATTATCAATGGTTCGATTCAGGTGCTTTCTCGTTTAAAACAAAAAGTGAGGCTCGCTGACGGCTTAGACGAGCACAATGTATTAAGCCAAGAAGCCATTGAGCGCGGTGTAAATTGCCTTGCACTTTTTGCTGAACGCTTACAAGGCTTTGCGCCGAAAGATGTGAATGTCGTCGGCACTTATACCTTACGAAGAGCGGTCAATAATGACGAGTTTTTACGTCAGGCTGCCACTGTTTTTCCTTATCCCATTAATATCATCAGCGGTCAAACGGAAGCTAAAACCATTTATGCAGGCGTTTGCCACACTCAACCCGAAAGCGGACGTAAACTGGTCATCGATATTGGTGGTGGCTCGACCGAAATGATCATCGGTGATGATTTCACCCCCTTAGTGGCGGAAAGTCGTCACATGGGCTGCGTGAGCTTTGCCAAAAAATTCTTCCCGAGTGGCGAAATTTCAAAAGAAAACTTCGAGCAAGCTCGCCAAAGTGCGGTCAATAAAATTGAAGATTTAAGCTGGGAATATCGCAAACTCGGGTGGCAATCAGTGTTAGGCTCATCGGGCACGATCAAAACCGTCTATCAAGTGATTACCGCAACCCTTGATCCGAATGGCATCATCACGGCTGAACGTTTACAAAATTTAATTGAACGAATCTTACAAGCATCCCATTTTGAAGAACTCAATATCGCAGGATTAAACCCTGACCGCGTGGATGTCTTTGTGCCTGGCTTAGCCATTTTAAGTGCCGTTTTTGACGTATTTGGTTTAGAAAATATGCGCTACTCTGACGGTGCCTTGCGTGAAGGGGTGATTTACAGCCTGGAAAAAAACTTCCAAGTTTCAGACATCCGTACACGTACCGCATTAGGACTTGCCGAACAATTTAACTTAGATTTGGCACAGGCTGATCGCGTGGCCAATAGTGCGAAAACCTTAATTGACCAATACACCCATTGGCAAAAACCGCATCTTGCTGATGAAATGAAAAATCTGTTGATTTGGGCGGCACGCTTATTAGAAGTCGGTATTGTCATTAATCATCGCAATGTACAAAAACATTCAGCTTATATTCTGCAGAATATGGAATTACCGGGCTTTGATCGCGAACAACAACGCTTATTGGTGAATTTAGTTCGTTATCACACAGGTGCATTTAAAAATAATGATTTACCGATTTTTGCTCGTTATGCGGATGAAGATGTCCTTGTTTTACTGCTTCTTTTACGTATTTCGGTGATTTTAAATAAATCTCGCCAAGCGACAGACAGCACGGACAAAATTAATCTCAGAATTGACCGCTCTTTGCAGACTTGGGAACTGACTTTTGAGAAACATTATTTGGATAACAATCCGTTAGTATGGAATGAATTGCGCTTAGAAAGCAATTTACTCAAAGATTTAGAACTCAGTTTGATTTTTAACTGA
- a CDS encoding translocation/assembly module TamB domain-containing protein has protein sequence MTMSEQEKQPDNQMIQPIKKKKTCRKILCVGSAVIFVPVLGLVTALSFDSGQRAIIQLADKMLDSLSIEQVSGGLQDGLVLENLRFQTTGVDVALPKTRLQLNLARLLSGDIIVDDLSLTQPKIAIDTSVMPPSEEKQTESGPMEKIHLPVSVQVKNVAITDFDMKLDQSNITFSSFQSAVSLNNESGLTLEPTTLSDVLFSTVSQTQPNPSQPEKKEPAKPVDWAQIEQTLTPAFLGNLNTVNLPFDMHIPSVLGTNWQYQSLNEKDEETQKITVPKVELQADATDHLVKLQKLDIDSSLGTLSSQGQLQLNDDFPVDLTLKSDLQAFKSKDKTILPASKVDLNLSGSLKKTTVLSLTTQGVLDATLTGDVKLAEDKMPLNLQLKAKKGQYAFADNLAPLKINDVDIKLTGDLLNYHAEVVGGVDGMDHIPHTHVDLNADGKLYEVTLNELKLAALDGTARLTGSSNWKDGAQWDVTADLNKMNIRPYVPAMPAVLSGKVSSKGSADSNHWKVDVPAVDLTGSLSSRPLSLKGSAFLSNETLLNIPDLLLNYGENRIAAKGILGDKSNLDLDINAPSLRGLWQDLAGSVVGRAQILGKLTAPTINTDLTVQGLHFQGLDLSKALIKGNVVSEPQVKGELNVKAENFRYGDSIKLHNIDLNASGDEKHHTLNLKSKGEPVAADLQITGNFDRTSQQWKGNLSQVSLNSPIGDFKVNQTIPVTYDNKKIQATIGSHCWINQDLDLCFPQQFTAGKNGEVPFELKRINLDLVNKLMGQDTLKGQLQSRGKVAWFSDKPLQLNVAVEGNNIGVAQKLDYRTFKLDIPKLSVNADIQNNNLTLKSDINVQNQGRIGTDLKINDLSKGRQLGGTFTIEGLRLSLANQLFSSGESMDGEVVSRLSFGGNLEKPLLNGNFDIRNVKTKLKSLPFDVTDGQVAIRFNGTSSTLNGHVQTPDSKLNINGQANWANMDNWTAEVRAQADNFKVDIPSMAKLKVSPNVVVKASPKLLDLSGNVDIPWARIAIESLPDNAEPVSEDEVILNGPRKSEEELINRQFAAETKSGMQIQSDLKIKIGDDVHLNAYGLKTNLDGLLSVKQDKGKLGLFGQINLKNGRYASFGQDLLIRKGQVSFSGLPSQPMLNIEAIRNPEAMEDSKVTAGVKVIGMASSPQVTIFSDPAKSQDQALSYLLTGRSLENSGEAGSSGSVGAALLGLGLAKSGKVVGGIGEAFGIQDLNLGTAGVGDSSKVQVSGNIGKRLQVKYGVGLFDGLAEVTLRYRLMPQLYFQSVSSTNQVFDLLYQFEF, from the coding sequence ATGACTATGTCTGAACAAGAAAAACAACCAGATAACCAAATGATACAACCCATCAAAAAGAAAAAGACCTGCCGTAAAATTTTATGTGTCGGAAGTGCGGTCATTTTTGTCCCTGTTTTAGGCTTAGTCACAGCACTTTCTTTTGATAGTGGGCAACGTGCAATTATTCAACTCGCCGATAAAATGCTCGATAGCTTATCTATTGAGCAAGTCAGCGGTGGCTTACAAGATGGTTTAGTCTTAGAAAATTTACGTTTTCAAACAACCGGCGTAGATGTGGCTCTTCCTAAAACGCGCTTACAACTGAATTTAGCTCGTTTACTGTCGGGAGATATTATTGTTGATGATCTCAGCTTAACGCAGCCTAAAATCGCCATTGATACCAGTGTTATGCCGCCTTCTGAAGAGAAACAGACTGAAAGTGGTCCAATGGAAAAAATCCATTTACCGGTTTCTGTGCAAGTAAAAAATGTGGCGATTACTGACTTTGATATGAAACTCGATCAAAGCAATATTACGTTTTCGTCATTTCAAAGTGCGGTCAGTTTAAATAATGAATCTGGCCTGACCCTTGAGCCTACCACGCTTTCAGATGTGCTTTTCTCAACGGTCTCCCAAACTCAACCGAATCCCTCTCAGCCTGAGAAAAAAGAACCTGCTAAACCCGTTGATTGGGCACAAATTGAGCAAACACTCACACCGGCTTTTTTAGGTAATTTAAATACGGTGAACTTGCCTTTTGATATGCACATTCCAAGTGTTTTGGGTACAAACTGGCAATATCAATCGCTCAATGAAAAAGACGAAGAAACACAAAAAATCACCGTGCCTAAAGTAGAATTGCAAGCGGATGCCACCGATCATTTAGTGAAATTACAAAAACTCGACATTGACAGCTCTCTCGGTACACTTTCTAGCCAAGGACAACTCCAGCTCAATGACGATTTTCCGGTTGATCTCACATTAAAATCTGATCTCCAAGCCTTTAAATCAAAAGACAAAACTATTCTGCCTGCTAGCAAAGTTGATCTCAATTTATCGGGTTCCTTGAAAAAAACGACCGTACTTTCGTTAACTACCCAGGGGGTGCTTGATGCGACCTTAACGGGTGATGTGAAACTGGCTGAAGATAAAATGCCATTAAATCTGCAGTTAAAAGCGAAAAAAGGTCAATACGCTTTTGCAGATAACCTTGCACCGCTCAAAATTAACGATGTCGATATCAAGCTCACGGGCGATTTGTTGAATTATCACGCAGAGGTTGTCGGTGGTGTGGACGGTATGGATCATATCCCTCACACCCATGTTGATTTGAATGCAGACGGTAAACTCTATGAAGTTACCCTCAACGAATTAAAACTTGCTGCCCTCGATGGTACGGCACGTTTAACCGGTTCATCAAACTGGAAAGATGGCGCGCAATGGGATGTAACTGCTGATTTAAACAAAATGAACATTCGCCCTTATGTGCCAGCCATGCCAGCCGTATTATCAGGCAAAGTGAGCTCAAAAGGTTCCGCTGATTCCAATCATTGGAAAGTAGATGTGCCAGCCGTGGATTTAACGGGTAGTCTCTCTTCTCGCCCATTAAGCTTAAAAGGAAGTGCCTTTTTAAGTAATGAAACCTTATTAAACATTCCTGATTTATTGCTGAACTATGGCGAAAACCGCATTGCAGCAAAAGGTATATTAGGTGATAAATCAAACCTAGATTTAGATATCAACGCACCAAGCTTGCGTGGTCTGTGGCAAGATTTAGCGGGCTCCGTGGTCGGCAGAGCACAGATCTTAGGCAAACTTACTGCACCAACCATTAATACTGATTTAACCGTACAAGGCCTGCACTTCCAAGGGTTAGACTTATCTAAAGCCTTAATTAAAGGTAATGTTGTGAGTGAACCGCAAGTGAAAGGTGAACTTAACGTCAAAGCGGAAAACTTCCGCTATGGCGACAGCATTAAATTGCATAATATTGATTTGAATGCATCGGGTGATGAAAAACATCATACGCTCAACTTAAAATCAAAAGGTGAACCTGTTGCAGCTGATTTACAAATCACTGGTAATTTTGACCGCACTTCTCAGCAATGGAAAGGTAATTTAAGCCAAGTGAGCCTAAACTCACCTATCGGCGATTTTAAAGTTAATCAAACTATTCCTGTCACTTATGACAATAAAAAAATCCAAGCCACCATTGGTTCACACTGCTGGATTAACCAAGACTTAGATCTGTGTTTCCCTCAACAATTTACGGCAGGGAAAAATGGCGAGGTCCCTTTTGAACTTAAACGCATTAATTTAGATTTAGTGAATAAATTGATGGGACAAGATACGCTTAAAGGTCAATTACAAAGCCGAGGTAAAGTGGCGTGGTTCAGTGATAAACCGTTACAACTGAATGTGGCAGTAGAAGGTAATAACATTGGTGTGGCACAAAAATTAGACTACCGCACCTTTAAGCTAGATATTCCTAAATTAAGTGTGAATGCCGATATTCAAAATAACAATTTAACCCTGAAATCAGACATTAACGTTCAGAATCAAGGTCGAATTGGCACGGACTTAAAAATTAATGATTTAAGTAAAGGCCGACAATTAGGCGGCACCTTTACCATTGAAGGTTTACGTTTATCCTTAGCGAATCAACTTTTCTCTAGCGGTGAAAGCATGGATGGTGAAGTGGTTTCTCGCTTAAGTTTTGGTGGCAATTTAGAAAAACCATTATTAAACGGTAATTTCGATATTCGCAATGTAAAAACAAAATTGAAAAGCCTGCCTTTTGACGTAACTGATGGTCAAGTGGCAATTCGCTTTAATGGCACCTCTTCAACCTTAAATGGCCATGTTCAAACACCAGATAGTAAGCTGAATATTAACGGGCAAGCTAACTGGGCTAACATGGATAACTGGACGGCTGAAGTCAGAGCGCAAGCAGATAACTTCAAAGTCGATATTCCGTCTATGGCGAAATTAAAAGTCAGCCCGAATGTGGTTGTCAAAGCCTCACCAAAACTCTTAGATTTGAGTGGTAATGTGGATATTCCGTGGGCAAGAATTGCCATTGAAAGCTTACCAGACAATGCTGAACCGGTGAGTGAAGACGAAGTAATTTTAAATGGTCCAAGAAAAAGTGAAGAAGAGCTCATCAATCGCCAATTTGCAGCCGAAACTAAATCGGGCATGCAAATTCAATCTGATTTAAAAATTAAAATCGGCGATGATGTGCATTTAAATGCCTATGGTTTAAAAACGAATTTGGATGGTTTACTTTCTGTGAAACAGGATAAAGGTAAGCTAGGATTATTCGGTCAAATTAACCTGAAAAATGGTCGTTATGCTTCTTTTGGACAGGATTTATTAATTCGTAAAGGGCAAGTCAGCTTCTCTGGTTTACCTTCACAACCGATGTTAAATATTGAAGCGATTCGTAACCCAGAAGCCATGGAAGACAGTAAAGTGACCGCAGGGGTAAAAGTGATTGGTATGGCATCTAGCCCACAAGTCACGATTTTCTCTGATCCCGCCAAATCTCAAGACCAGGCACTTTCTTATTTATTAACCGGTCGCTCATTAGAAAACAGCGGTGAAGCAGGCTCTAGTGGTTCTGTGGGTGCGGCATTACTTGGCTTAGGTTTAGCGAAAAGTGGTAAAGTGGTCGGCGGTATTGGCGAAGCCTTTGGTATTCAAGACTTAAACTTAGGCACTGCCGGTGTTGGGGATAGCTCCAAAGTACAAGTTAGTGGTAATATTGGTAAACGCTTACAAGTGAAATACGGTGTAGGATTGTTTGATGGATTAGCCGAAGTGACCTTGCGTTACCGCTTAATGCCACAACTTTATTTCCAATCAGTTTCCAGCACAAACCAAGTTTTTGATTTGTTGTATCAATTTGAATTTTAG
- a CDS encoding autotransporter assembly complex protein TamA, protein MKKISLKITALLLGWMSFSALAEQTVDIEIRGIKGERAIRNTDMNVKLIDKGEMDGSDRYKQLVSDAVDKGLRVFGYYGSSVTFELKKRKGQRDLLIANVKPGEPSKIAGTDVEIIGEAAEDENFKALRKNLPKQGELVEHQKYDDYKSSISNLALARGYLDGKFQISRLEISPETYEAWWRMLFDSGVRYHYGNITFNHSQIREDYLQNMLNIKSGDPYLVSDLSELTNDFSSTNWFSSVLLQPHVREEEKLVDIELLLYPRKKNSMELGVGFATDTGPHVQIGWTKPWINSRGHSFRTNLYVSAPKQNFEATYKIPLLKNPLNYYYEFSTGYEKENKNDTDTKTLTFAALRYWNNKEGWQYFAGLRVRYDSFTQADFTDKTLLVYPTGGFSRTRLKGGQFPTWGDTQKITVDLGNKLWMSEANFFKIQASTAWIRTYAENHRFITRAEIGYLNTADIRKIPPALRFFAGGDRSVRGYAYKKISPKNKEGKLVGGSRLVTGSLEYQYQVYPNWWGAVFVDTGLAADAYKANELRYGAGFGVRWASPVGAIKFDIATPIRDKDNSKNIQFYIGLGAEI, encoded by the coding sequence ATGAAAAAAATTTCGTTAAAAATAACCGCTCTTTTGCTTGGATGGATGAGTTTTTCAGCCCTTGCAGAACAAACCGTAGATATTGAGATCCGCGGTATCAAGGGTGAACGTGCCATTCGCAATACTGATATGAATGTCAAACTCATTGATAAAGGTGAGATGGACGGCTCAGATCGGTATAAACAATTAGTTTCAGATGCTGTCGATAAAGGCCTTCGAGTCTTCGGTTATTATGGTTCTTCAGTCACCTTTGAATTGAAAAAACGCAAAGGTCAACGAGACTTACTCATTGCTAATGTAAAACCCGGTGAACCAAGTAAAATTGCGGGAACAGACGTTGAAATTATAGGCGAAGCGGCAGAAGACGAAAACTTCAAAGCACTCCGTAAAAACTTGCCAAAACAAGGTGAGTTAGTTGAGCATCAAAAATACGATGACTATAAAAGCAGCATTTCAAACCTTGCCCTTGCTCGTGGTTATCTTGACGGAAAATTCCAAATTTCTCGCTTAGAAATAAGCCCTGAAACCTATGAAGCATGGTGGCGTATGCTGTTTGATAGTGGTGTGCGTTATCATTATGGCAACATCACATTCAACCATTCCCAAATTCGCGAAGACTATTTGCAAAATATGCTCAACATTAAATCGGGCGATCCTTATTTAGTCAGCGATTTATCTGAATTAACTAACGATTTTTCTTCTACCAACTGGTTTAGCTCAGTGCTTTTACAGCCTCATGTCCGCGAAGAAGAAAAATTAGTGGATATCGAACTGTTACTTTATCCACGTAAGAAGAACTCAATGGAGCTCGGGGTCGGTTTTGCAACCGATACAGGCCCTCATGTCCAAATTGGTTGGACAAAACCTTGGATTAATAGCCGAGGCCATAGTTTCCGTACAAATCTTTACGTCTCTGCACCAAAACAAAACTTTGAAGCCACTTATAAAATACCATTGTTGAAAAATCCATTAAATTATTATTATGAATTTTCAACCGGTTATGAAAAAGAAAATAAAAATGATACGGATACCAAAACGCTAACTTTTGCTGCATTACGTTATTGGAATAATAAAGAAGGTTGGCAATATTTTGCGGGTCTTCGTGTCCGTTACGACAGCTTTACGCAAGCTGATTTCACCGATAAAACGCTCCTTGTTTATCCAACCGGAGGTTTTAGCCGAACTCGTTTAAAAGGCGGTCAATTCCCAACATGGGGAGATACCCAAAAAATCACGGTTGATTTAGGGAATAAGCTTTGGATGTCAGAAGCCAATTTCTTTAAAATTCAAGCTTCCACAGCGTGGATTCGTACTTATGCAGAAAATCACCGTTTTATTACCCGTGCAGAAATTGGTTATTTAAATACCGCGGATATTCGTAAAATTCCACCTGCATTACGTTTCTTTGCAGGGGGCGATCGTAGCGTGCGAGGTTATGCCTATAAGAAAATTTCACCGAAAAATAAAGAGGGGAAATTAGTCGGCGGCTCTCGCTTAGTAACAGGTAGCCTTGAATATCAATATCAAGTTTACCCAAATTGGTGGGGAGCCGTATTTGTGGATACAGGTTTAGCCGCTGATGCTTACAAAGCAAATGAGTTACGCTACGGTGCAGGTTTCGGTGTGCGTTGGGCATCGCCAGTTGGCGCTATCAAATTTGATATTGCGACGCCAATTCGAGATAAAGATAACAGCAAAAACATTCAATTTTACATTGGCTTAGGGGCTGAAATTTAG
- the dtd gene encoding D-aminoacyl-tRNA deacylase: MIALIQRVTQAKVEVEGQIVGQIGKGLLVLLGVEKEDDRAKADKLAEKVLNYRIFSDENDKMNLNVQQIGGEVLVVSQFTLAADTQKGLRPSFSKGAAPALANELYGYFSQKCAEKVTVANGQFAADMQVSLTNDGPVTFWLNV; this comes from the coding sequence ATGATTGCGTTAATTCAGCGTGTTACGCAGGCTAAAGTAGAAGTTGAAGGTCAAATTGTGGGGCAAATCGGCAAGGGATTATTGGTTTTATTAGGCGTGGAAAAAGAAGATGACCGAGCCAAAGCAGATAAACTCGCTGAAAAAGTGTTAAATTACCGTATTTTCAGCGATGAAAATGACAAAATGAACTTAAATGTGCAACAAATCGGTGGCGAAGTGCTTGTGGTATCCCAATTTACTTTGGCCGCAGACACGCAAAAAGGCCTGAGACCAAGTTTTTCAAAAGGTGCTGCACCAGCATTGGCTAACGAATTATATGGCTATTTTTCGCAAAAATGTGCAGAAAAAGTCACTGTTGCCAACGGACAATTTGCGGCAGATATGCAAGTGAGCCTCACCAATGATGGTCCAGTTACATTTTGGTTAAATGTCTGA
- a CDS encoding virulence factor BrkB family protein, translating to MTLTSFLALFWQRSQENKLTQAAGSLTYSTMLAIVPLIMVVFSIFSAFPVFNEVTGALKEFIFTNFAPSASDVVGQYIDEFVHNSKQMSAVGIVSLILVALMLINSIDRTLNGIWQDTSNRPIFTSFAIYWLILTLGPLLIGTSIAASSYVKAMFEQSESLSFGLKLLSFVPFLSTWFIFTLIYMVVPNKKVSIKHSAAGALIAAIFFTLGKQAFAWYITTFPSYQLIYGAMATLPIMLLWIQISWTVVLFGAQLAAVLAEERSMDQTNLEEVK from the coding sequence ATGACCTTAACGTCTTTTCTCGCATTATTTTGGCAGCGTTCTCAAGAAAACAAATTAACGCAAGCTGCTGGTTCACTCACCTACAGCACCATGCTCGCCATCGTGCCGTTAATTATGGTGGTGTTTTCGATTTTTTCCGCCTTTCCTGTCTTTAACGAAGTAACCGGGGCATTGAAAGAATTCATCTTCACCAATTTCGCCCCTTCCGCAAGTGATGTTGTGGGGCAATATATTGATGAATTCGTCCATAACTCCAAGCAAATGAGTGCCGTGGGGATTGTGAGTTTGATTTTAGTCGCATTAATGCTCATTAACTCCATCGACCGTACACTTAATGGCATTTGGCAAGACACCAGTAATCGCCCGATTTTTACGTCATTTGCTATTTATTGGCTCATTTTAACGCTCGGTCCACTTTTAATCGGTACCAGCATTGCCGCAAGTTCATACGTCAAAGCCATGTTCGAGCAATCCGAATCGCTTTCTTTTGGCTTAAAACTCCTCAGCTTTGTGCCATTTCTTTCTACTTGGTTTATCTTCACGCTCATTTATATGGTCGTGCCAAATAAGAAAGTGAGCATCAAACACTCTGCAGCAGGTGCATTAATTGCCGCGATTTTCTTTACCTTAGGGAAACAGGCCTTTGCTTGGTATATTACAACATTCCCATCTTACCAATTAATTTACGGTGCCATGGCAACACTACCCATTATGTTATTGTGGATTCAAATCAGCTGGACAGTGGTGTTATTCGGCGCACAATTAGCCGCAGTACTTGCAGAAGAGCGGTCAATGGATCAAACAAATTTAGAGGAAGTAAAATGA
- a CDS encoding YchJ family protein: MSAKTTALCPCQSSLSYEDCCGRFHSGNMFPETAEQLMRSRYSAFVLKNIPYIVQTTVPNQQTLLDEKALQDWADETQWLGLDIVKTETLTKTQSAVEFKAHFQGSEQPQVHHEHSIFVKIDGRWYFVDPTVPLPSNKQPCVCGSGKKFKHCCGGLL, translated from the coding sequence ATGTCGGCTAAAACGACCGCACTTTGCCCATGCCAATCTTCACTTTCTTACGAAGATTGCTGCGGACGCTTTCATTCAGGCAATATGTTTCCAGAAACAGCGGAACAACTCATGCGTTCCCGCTATTCAGCGTTTGTGCTCAAAAATATTCCCTATATTGTGCAAACCACGGTACCAAACCAACAAACCTTATTAGATGAAAAAGCCCTGCAAGATTGGGCTGATGAAACGCAATGGCTTGGTTTAGACATTGTCAAAACAGAAACCTTAACCAAAACACAAAGTGCGGTTGAATTTAAGGCGCATTTTCAAGGTAGCGAACAGCCACAAGTGCATCACGAACATTCTATTTTTGTAAAAATCGATGGCCGTTGGTATTTTGTTGACCCCACTGTGCCGCTCCCAAGTAATAAACAACCTTGTGTTTGTGGTTCAGGGAAGAAATTTAAACATTGTTGCGGAGGCTTGCTCTAA
- a CDS encoding MOSC domain-containing protein: MSNAKILIIKTGLIETLTFPDGSSYESAIRKKPVSMVKVHALGAEGNDVGLKAHHGGVDKALFFMSDVSFPALNELLGEKFDFHGSAIYGENFVVSGLHEDNVCVGDRYKIGSTLLEVSQPRKPCERLSHNTKNENTREVIRQSGWTGWYVRVIAEGEIHQGDELILQHRPYPEWTIRRLNTQLSAPSSIAELEEALAIEELAPAFKRSINSQLHNLQQAAKNVG, from the coding sequence ATGTCAAACGCAAAAATTCTTATTATTAAAACAGGATTGATAGAAACCTTAACGTTCCCTGATGGTAGCTCATATGAAAGCGCGATTCGTAAAAAACCAGTATCCATGGTGAAAGTGCATGCGCTTGGCGCAGAAGGCAATGATGTCGGTTTAAAAGCGCATCATGGTGGCGTAGATAAAGCCTTGTTTTTCATGTCTGATGTGTCTTTCCCTGCTTTAAACGAGCTACTTGGTGAAAAGTTTGATTTCCACGGCAGTGCGATTTACGGTGAAAACTTTGTGGTATCAGGCTTACATGAAGATAATGTTTGTGTAGGCGATCGTTACAAAATTGGCTCTACTCTGTTAGAAGTGTCTCAACCCCGCAAACCTTGCGAGCGTTTATCTCATAATACCAAGAATGAGAATACAAGAGAGGTTATTCGTCAATCAGGTTGGACAGGTTGGTATGTGCGCGTGATTGCAGAAGGTGAAATTCATCAAGGCGATGAACTCATTTTGCAACATCGACCTTATCCTGAATGGACAATTCGTCGTCTAAATACGCAACTCTCCGCGCCTTCAAGTATTGCAGAACTAGAAGAAGCCTTAGCCATTGAAGAATTAGCGCCTGCGTTTAAACGTTCGATCAATTCACAATTACATAATTTACAACAGGCGGCTAAAAATGTCGGCTAA